The proteins below are encoded in one region of Silene latifolia isolate original U9 population chromosome 2, ASM4854445v1, whole genome shotgun sequence:
- the LOC141643960 gene encoding tetraketide alpha-pyrone reductase 2-like yields MEGAKERLRLFQANLTVDGSFDEAIQGAYGVFHVASPVLLPRPNDDVQALIIDPTVKGTKNVLNSCLKSTTLKRIVLTCSCYAINQRDDAHQISVCNESHWSDLEYCKRNNMWYAYAKTVAEEMAWKTTQENGLDLVVVHPSFVIGPLLNQQPSSTLKFLLDLIKGSVSIC; encoded by the exons ATGGAAGGTGCTAAGGAGAGATTGAGGCTATTTCAAGCAAATCTCACAGTTGATGGAAGTTTCGATGAGGCGATCCAAGGAGCTTATGGTGTTTTCCATGTTGCATCTCCTGTATTATTGCCTCGTCCAAACGACGACGTCCAA GCTTTGATAATTGATCCAACCGTGAAAGGCACAAAAAATGTGCTAAACTCATGCTTAAAGTCAACGACATTGAAGaggattgtgttgacttgttcaTGTTATGCTATTAATCAACGAGATGATGCACATCAAATTTCTGTTTGCAATGAATCTCATTGGAGTGACTTGGAGTATTGCAAGCGtaacaat ATGTGGTACGCATATGCAAAGACCGTAGCAGAGGAGATGGCATGGAAAACAACCCAAGAAAATGGGCTTGATCTCGTGGTTGTGCATCCTTCTTTTGTCATCGGTCCATTGCTCAATCAACAACCATCTAGCACCCTCAAATTTTTACTTGATCTTATCAAAGGTTCGGTTTCGATCTGTTGA
- the LOC141643961 gene encoding homocysteine S-methyltransferase 1 codes for MGIEKGREMLEKTIENAGGCAIIDGGFATQLEKHGASINDPLWSALCLIQDPHLIQRVHLEYMEAGADILVTSSYQATIPGFLSRGMSMEEAESLLVKSVKLAIQSRDEFWSTVSVIAENSYKRALVAASIGSYGAYLADGSEYSGIYGDDVSLAKLKDFHRRRLQVLAGAGPDILAFETIPNKLETQAIVELLEDENIDIPSWICFSSVDGENAPSGESFEDCLNVINKSNKVAMAGINCAPPQFVDTLIRRFKKLTHKMIVVYPNSGEIWDGRAKRWLPSQCSDDKAFTSMALRWREAGAKLIGGCCRTTPSTIRGISKAVKGRP; via the exons ATGGGGATTGAAAAAGGAAGGGAAATGTTAGAAAAAACGATAGAAAATGCAGGAGGATGTGCAATCATTGATGGTGGTTTCGCAACACAACTTGAAAAACATGGCGCTTCCATTAATGACCCTCTTTGGAGTGCTCTTTGTTTGATTCAAGATCCTCATCTTATTCAAAGG GTTCATTTGGAATATATGGAGGCTGGTGCAGATATTTTGGTGACTTCATCTTATCAG GCAACGATACCAGGGTTTCTGTCGAGGGGTATGTCAATGGAAGAAGCGGAGTCATTACTTGTGAAGAGCGTTAAACTAGCAATTCAATCCCGAGATGAGTTCTGGAGTACCGTTAGTGTAATTGCAGAAAATAGTTATAAGAGGGCCTTGGTTGCAGCATCTATTGGAAGCTATGGAGCTTATCTTGCTGATGGCTCTGAATATAG TGGAATTTACGGGGATGATGTTAGCTTGGCTAAGCTTAAAGATTTCCATAGGCGAAGATTACAGGTTCTAGCCGGAGCTGGCCCAGATATACTAGCATTTGAAACGATACCTAATAAACTTGAAACTCAG GCTATAGTAGAGCTGCTTGAGGATGAAAACATCGACATTCCATCGTGGATTTGTTTCAGCTCTGTAGATGGGGAGAATGCTCCGTCAGGGGAAAGCTTTGAAGATTGTCTAAATGTAATAAATAAGAGCAACAAAGTAGCCATGGCAGGAATCAATTGTGCACCACCCCAATTTGTAGATACTCTTATCCGCAGATTTAAGAAG CTAACCCACAAGATGATAGTAGTTTATCCAAATAGCGGGGAAATCTGGGATGGAAGAGCTAAAAGATGGCTG CCTTCGCAATGTTCAGATGACAAAGCATTCACGTCGATGGCTCTAAGATGGCGCGAAGCAGGTGCTAAACTGATAGGAGGATGTTGCAGGACTACACCTTCAACTATTCGAGGCATTTCTAAAGCTGTAAAAGGGAGACCTTGA
- the LOC141643949 gene encoding protein FLX-like 3 — translation MAGRNRMPRHPAEFHGFRDGPRSHINRGPGPLPVHPMALEEEIEIQHRENKRILVENRHFIEENVSIEKELGAAKSEMRRLRDMIVKIRADKDAKTRGLADRNMKLEADLRATKPLREEVLRLRGEAQKLSALRHDLTAQIQGLTQDIARLRSENKQFSGLRADVDHFRKELAEARRALDYEKKANEEQVEQKQAMEKSLMGMSQEIEKLRAEHLGMDRRPHGLGGSTYGMYNESADMRYSGGAYSGGAYADGYGGGLAPYSKRPRR, via the exons ATGGCAGGGAGAAACCGTATGCCTCGTCACCCTGCTGAGTTTCATGGTTTTCGAGACGGGCCCCGCTCACATATAAACAGGGGACCCGGACCTCTTCCTGTTCATCCTATGGCTCTGGAAGAGGAAATTGAAATTCAACATAGAGAAAATAAGAGGATACTTGTTGAAAATCGCCATTTCATAGAAGAAAATGTGAGTATCGAAAAGGAACTGGGTGCTGCTAAAAGTGAAATGCGCAGGTTGCGTGATATGATAGTTAAAATTCGCGCCGACAAAGATGCGAAGACTAGGGGCTTGGCTGACAGAAACATGAAGCTGGAAGCTGATCTCCGAGCTACTAAACCTCTTAGAGAAGAAGTTTTACGACTGAGAGGTGAAGCTCAGAAATTGAGTGCCCTGAGGCACGATTTGACTGCTCAAATTCAGGGTCTCACGCAAGACATAGCCCGTTTGCGATCTGAAAATAAGCAATTTAGTGGGTTGAGAGCTGATGTAGATCACTTTCGCAAGGAATTAGCTGAAGCCAG GAGAGCTCTCGACTATGAGAAAAAAGCAAATGAGGAACAGGTAGAACAAAAGCAAGCTATGGAGAAGAGTCTTATGGGAATGTCTCAGGAAATTGAGAAGCTTCGAGCAGAGCACCTGGGCATGGATAGGAGACCACATGGACTTG GTGGCAGCACATATGGAATGTATAACGAGAGTGCAGATATGAGATACTCGGGAGGGGCTTACTCGGGAGGGGCTTATGCCGATGGATATGGTGGAGGGTTGGCCCCTTACAGTAAGCGCCCCAGACGTTGA
- the LOC141643958 gene encoding tetraketide alpha-pyrone reductase 2-like, protein MVEYCVTGGTGFIASYLIKHLLQQGHTVRATVRDPENVEKVGFLLEMEGAKERLKLFKADLMVEASFDAAINGVDGVFHTASPVFLPRSNDDVHECLINPAINGTLNVLNSCIKGGSVKRVVLTSSCSAIRYRDDVQQVSPLNESHWSDPDYCKRYNLWYAYAKTMAEKAAWDVAKNNGLDLVVVNPSFVVGPVLSPQPTSTLDLILSITKGDRGEYPKTTIGFVHIDDVIAAHILAMEETKASGRLVCSGSVSEWSDIIKMLKAKYPMYPFEDKPSNQEGDDNPHSMDCRKIMELGFPGFKTIPQMFDDCIKSLQEKGFL, encoded by the exons ATGGTAGAATACTGTGTAACTGGTGGAACTGGGTTCATAGCATCATACTTAATCAAGCACTTACTTCAGCAAGGCCACACTGTTCGTGCTACTGTCAGAGATCCTG AAAATGTGGAAAAGGTGGGATTTTTACTGGAAATGGAAGGTGCAAAGGAAAGGCTTAAGCTTTTTAAAGCTGATTTAATGGTGGAAGCAAGTTTTGATGCTGCCATTAATGGTGTTGATGGTGTTTTCCATACTGCTTCTCCTGTCTTTTTACCTCGCTCTAATGATGATGTTCAT GAATGCCTAATCAACCCAGCTATAAATGGGACCCTAAATGTACTGAATTCGTGCATAAAGGGAGGAAGCGTGAAGAGGGTAGTACTCACTTCATCCTGCTCTGCCATTCGGTACCGTGATGATGTCCAACAAGTCTCACCTCTAAATGAGTCCCATTGGAGTGATCCGGACTACTGCAAGCGCTACAAT CTATGGTATGCATATGCGAAGACAATGGCCGAGAAGGCAGCATGGGATGTAGCTAAAAACAATGGCCTTGATCTAGTTGTTGTCAATCCGTCTTTTGTTGTTGGCCCGGTTCTATCTCCGCAGCCAACCAGCACACTTGATCTTATACTGTCCATTACCAAAG GTGATCGAGGAGAGTACCCGAAAACAACTATAGGATTTGTTCACATAGATGATGTGATTGCCGCGCACATTTTAGCCATGGAGGAAACAAAAGCATCAGGACGATTAGTTTGCTCGGGTTCAGTTTCCGAGTGGTCAGATATCATCAAGATGCTCAAGGCTAAGTATCCGATGTACCCTTTTGAAGACAA GCCAAGTAACCAAGAAGGAGATGACAACCCACATAGCATGGACTGCAGAAAGATTATGGAGCTTGGATTTCCTGGTTTCAAAACCATTCCTCAAATGTTCGATGATTGcatcaaaagtttacaagaaaaaGGGTTTTTGTAA
- the LOC141643959 gene encoding tetraketide alpha-pyrone reductase 2-like, with protein MPEYCVTGGTGFIAAYLIKTLLERGNTVRTTVRDPGNVEKVGYLWELNGARERLKIMKADLMVEGSFDEAIQGVDGVFHTAAPVLVPYDDNVYANLVEPSINGTLNVLKSCVKAKSVKRVVLTSSCSAIRYSSDIDINTPLNESHWSDPEYCKKNNLWYPYAKTLTEQTAWQKAKESGLDLVVVNPSFIVGPLLAPQPTSTLLLVLGIIKGAIGEYPNQALGFVHIEDAITAHILAMEEPKATGRLVCSASVAHWSDIILMLKAKYPCYPYETKPGSQKGDDKPHNMDSSKILQLGHPGFKPISQMFDDCITSFQDKGFL; from the exons ATGCCGGAATATTGTGTGACCGGAGGAACAGGTTTCATAGCGGCTTACCTGATTAAAACGCTTCTTGAAAGAGGAAATACTGTACGGACAACTGTCCGAGATCCAG GAAATGTGGAGAAAGTAGGGTATCTATGGGAATTGAACGGAGCTCGTGAGCGACTGAAAATCATGAAAGCAGACCTAATGGTGGAAGGAAGCTTTGATGAGGCAATACAAGGGGTTGATGGTGTTTTTCATACAGCTGCTCCTGTGCTTGTGCCATATGATGACAATGTTTAT GCAAATCTAGTGGAACCAAGTATAAATGGGACACTGAATGTTCTGAAATCCTGCGTAAAGGCAAAAAGCGTTAAAAGGGTTGTGCTTACCTCTTCCTGTTCCGCGATAAGATACAGTTCAGACATTGACATAAATACGCCTCTTAATGAATCCCACTGGAGCGATCCTGAGTACTGCAAGAAAAACAAT CTATGGTATCCATACGCGAAGACATTAACTGAGCAGACAGCGTGGCAGAAGGCCAAGGAAAGTGGCCTTGACTTGGTAGTCGTGAACCCATCGTTTATCGTTGGTCCGCTGCTTGCACCTCAGCCAACTAGCACACTGCTATTAGTGCTTGGAATCATCAAAG GCGCGATAGGTGAATACCCGAACCAAGCACTAGGGTTTGTTCACATAGAAGATGCAATAACAGCACACATTCTAGCAATGGAAGAACCGAAAGCAACAGGGAGGCTAGTTTGCTCGGCCTCAGTGGCTCATTGGTCAGACATCATCCTCATGCTCAAAGCTAAATATCCTTGTTACCCATATGAAACCAA GCCCGGGAGTCAGAAAGGGGATGACAAGCCTCATAACATGGATTCAAGCAAGATTCTGCAACTAGGACATCCTGGTTTTAAGCCCATTTCTCAAATGTTCGACGACTGTATTACAAGTTTTCAAGACAAGGGTTTTCTTTGA
- the LOC141643957 gene encoding 3-ketoacyl-CoA synthase 6-like translates to MASKYVKLGFQYLVNHLIILFIMPIILAIFTQMLQKDPKQIFNFFTSLQLNYSLEMLISCILISLMCAIYYMSRPRAVYLVDYSCFKPPVECRVPFSTFMEHSRLIVSDQKSVDFQIKILERSGLGEDTCLPPAIHCIPPNSTMEAARQEAELVIFTALDNLFSKTGLRPKNIDILIVNCSLFSPTPSLSALVVNKYKLRSNIKSFNLSGMGCSAGLISVDLARDLLQAHPNSNAVIVSTEIITPNYYQGKERAMLLPNCLFRMGGAAILLSNKAKYRRRAKYRLLHVVRTHKGTDDRAYKCVFEVEDNEGKVGISLSKDLMAIAGDALKANITTIGPLVLPTSEQILFLLSLIGRKLIYPKWKPYIPNFKQAFEHFCIHAGGRAVIDELQKSLQLCGGHVEASRMTLHRFGNTSSSSLWYELSYIEAKGRMKKGDRVWQIAFGSGFKCNSAVWKCVRNVEVTNCGDDNPWAQCIQSYPVHIPDVVKL, encoded by the coding sequence ATGGCTTCAAAATATGTAAAACTAGGGTTCCAATACTTGGTAAATCATCTCATAATTTTGTTTATTATGCCAATAATACTAGCTATATTCACCCAAATGCTTCAAAAAGATCCTAAACAAATTTTCAACTTCTTCACTTCCCTTCAACTAAACTACTCCTTGGAGATGCTCATTTCATGTATCCTCATAAGCTTAATGTGTGCTATCTACTACATGTCGCGTCCTCGAGCCGTGTACTTAGTAGACTACTCTTGTTTCAAGCCACCGGTCGAGTGTAGGGTTCCATTTTCAACCTTCATGGAACACTCTAGGCTCATTGTGAGTGATCAAAAGAGTGTAGACTTCCAAATAAAAATCCTAGAACGGTCCGGTTTAGGTGAAGACACTTGTTTACCTCCGGCAATTCATTGCATTCCTCCTAACTCGACTATGGAGGCCGCTCGACAAGAGGCTGAGCTCGTAATTTTCACTGCCCTAGACAATCTGTTTTCAAAAACCGGCCTTAGGCCGAAAAATATTGACATTTTGATAGTTAATTGTAGCTTGTTTTCACCCACGCCTTCACTTTCGGCTTTGGTGGTGAATAAATACAAATTGAGGAGTAACATTAAGAGCTTTAACCTCTCTGGGATGGGCTGTAGTGCCGGGCTAATATCAGTGGATTTAGCCCGGGATCTTTTACAGGCCCATCCCAATTCAAACGCGGTTATTGTTAGTACCGAGATCATAACACCAAACTAttaccaaggcaaagaaagagCAATGCTCCTCCCAAATTGCTTGTTTCGTATGGGTGGGGCCGCGATTCTCTTATCCAACAAGGCAAAATACAGAAGGCGGGCTAAGTACCGCCTTCTACACGTTGTTAGGACCCATAAGGGTACTGACGACCGTGCTTACAAGTGTGTTTTCGAGGTAGAGGACAATGAGGGTAAAGTCGGTATTTCACTATCTAAAGACCTAATGGCGATAGCCGGTGACGCCCTTAAAGCAAACATCACCACCATAGGCCCCTTAGTCCTCCCTACATCGGAACAAATCCTCTTCCTCCTTTCCTTAATTGGAAGGAAGCTCATTTACCCGAAATGGAAACCATACATACCGAACTTTAAACAAGCATTCGAACATTTTTGTATTCATGCAGGCGGAAGAGCGGTCATTGATGAGCTACAAAAGAGCCTACAGTTGTGTGGTGGACATGTAGAGGCCTCTAGAATGACATTACATAGGTTTGGGAACACGTCATCGTCGTCGTTGTGGTATGAATTGAGTTATATTGAGGCAAAAGGGAGGATGAAGAAAGGAGATAGAGTATGGCAGATTGCATTTGGGAGTGGATTTAAGTGTAATAGTGCAGTTTGGAAGTGTGTAAGAAATGTGGAAGTCACAAATTGTGGAGATGATAATCCTTGGGCTCAGTGTATTCAGAGTTACCCTGTTCATATTCCTGATGTTGTGAAATTGTGA